A window of Ovis canadensis isolate MfBH-ARS-UI-01 breed Bighorn chromosome X, ARS-UI_OviCan_v2, whole genome shotgun sequence contains these coding sequences:
- the LOC138930792 gene encoding melanoma-associated antigen 10-like: MPVVPTNELCTSEEDLQGQIQAQGPVEAQLLGAEAEDASTPLASFPPDSSSSAAVDAEILFKQAVNVMTAELLEFLLLKYGTKEPIFQAEMLNRVLRDNQAHFPVVFRKATQCLQLAFGVDMKEVDHREHIYVMVPTLGLTLNEMQRGGQSIPKAGLLVTVLSLILVAGDRVCEEKVWGALSMMGVFPGIEHCIYGEPKELLTQVWVQAGYLEYRQVPYSHPARYEFLWGPRAYAETSKQQVKDYLHRVNGRRPRFFPPRCA; encoded by the coding sequence ATGCCTGTGGTCCCGACGAATGAGCTCTGCACTTCTGAGGAAGACCTTCAGGGCCAAATCCAGGCCCAGGGCCCAGTGGAGGCACAGCTCCTGGGGGCTGAGGCGGAGGATGCCTCAACCCCTCTGGCCTCCTTCCCTCCAGACTCATCTTCCTCTGCCGCCGTGGATGCGGAGATCTTGTTCAAGCAGGCTGTGAATGTGATGACGGCTGAACTACTGGAGTTCCTGCTCCTCAAGTATGGCACCAAGGAGCCGATTTTCCAGGCTGAAATGCTGAATAGGGTCCTCAGGGATAACCAGGCCCACTTCCCAGTGGTCTTCCGTAAAGCCACACAGTGCCTGCAGCTGGCCTTTGGCGTGGATATGAAAGAGGTGGACCACAGAGAGCACATCTATGTCATGGTCCCCACCCTGGGCCTCACCCTCAATGAGATGCAGAGGGGTGGGCAGAGCATACCAAAGGCTGGCCTCCTGGTGACGGTCCTGAGCCTGATTCTCGTAGCAGGGGACCGGGTCTGTGAGGAGAAGGTCTGGGGAGCACTCAGCATGATGGGGGTATTTCCTGGGATAGAGCACTGCATCTATGGGGAGCCCAAGGAGCTGCTGACCCAAGTGTGGGTTCAGGCAGGGTACCTGGAGTACCGTCAGGTGCCTTACAGCCACCCTGCTCGTTACGAGTTCCTGTGGGGTCCCCGGGCCTATGCAGAGACCAGCAAGCAGCAAGTCAAGGACTATCTGCACAGGGTCAATGGAAGGCGTCCCAGGTTCTTCCCACCCCGGTGTGCATAG